AAATAAGGTAGAAGATCGTTTGGCTGGTTATAATCGAACTAAGTGTAGTACTGCTGTATGGCTACATCGTGGACCTCCATGTATTGAGGATCTTTTGCTACTTGACTGTAACCCTATTTCTGTGCAATAAAACTTCCatttaccccgcaaaaaaagttTCACTTGGTGACCATTCTCCTCGCAGGTGGCGGCCGGAGTTTGCAGTTGCTGGAGGCAGTGTGGTTGCTCAACGGTGGGAGTCTTAATTTGATGTGTGGCGATGGCGACCCAGCAGCGCTCTCAGGACATGTCTCTTCCTCGGCCGGTGCTTGTGTCTCGAGGTCATGCACGTTTCATACTGCAGCCCAAAGACACCACAACAGTGCGGAGAAAGCTCAAACATCAGCGGTCGCTCCCAGTCGCCACTCTGCCTTTGACCATGAAAAACATCGACCAAATGAGTCATCCCATCCCACTCACTAATAGCCCAGGCCCGTGCCTCCCAATGCTGATTAAAAAGGCCCATAAAACGACTAGATCAACAAGCCCAATTAACAGATGGAAGAATGGAACACCAACCTTGGGAAGACCGAATCAAAATCGAGGCATTTCCTATTTGACACTGCAGTTGCCTGCTATATTGCTAACGCGCGCCTGCAGCAAACGCCCCCTCCCGCGACTGGGCCGACCTGTTTAACTATTTCTTTCTTTCATGTTAAAATTCAAAAAAAGGTGCAATAGcagagagcaactagttaacgagcgctccttcgggagcctcgtaACGATCAGCATCACTTGGCGCGCCCTCAGCCATTCGTCACGTGTCGTGCTCTGGGCGCTTCCTTCGGATTTTGTTTTTTcttcgcacgcgttttcggctttttaaatggtttttttggttttttcgaTATTTTGGTTTtcaccggtcttccttagcttttcaaTCAAAAAAAATTGCGCGAAAAAAcgattttttctttttttcctttcgcgagagtcacggttttgcttccgcgagaggtaCGGTTTTGCTTTCACAAGAGtcatggccgtgcctctcggaaaaggaaaaaaacgcattttctgtttttttattctttcgcgagagtcacggttttgcttccgcgagaggcacgggtgtgctttcgtgagagccacggccgtgcctctcggaaaggaaaaaaacgcgttttctgttttttttttcctttcgtgagagtcacggttttgcttccgcgagaggcacggttgtgctttcgcgagagtcacggctgtgcctctcggaaagggaaaaacgtgttttctgctctctttttttctttcacgagagtcatggttttgcttctgcaagaggcacggttgtgctttcacgagagtcacggccgtgcctcctcgaaaataaaaaaaacttgttatctcttttttttccttccgcgagaggcacggttgtgatttcgtgagaggcacgggcgtgcctctttcggaaagggaaaaaacccgtgctcccggttcggttttttcgtccggtttttttcttaaaaaaagttcgtcaaaacctatcaataTGGGAtttagttttgaagatctcgacccgaggaatccaacggtgaaagcggttcgagatttggacgcacggtttgagAGCTAAAACGTTTTGAAtcaacggatctacgaaaaaagggaaaactcacAGGTTGAGACAAGTGGCGCGCTGTATGTGCACCACTTGTCGCAACCAGGGGaattggagtgatctttgcaatGAGTACTCTTCAATTAGTGATTTCGGCGATCGCAGGGGTTCGAACTATAGACATTTTAATTCAGAGCAAAGTGTAGTAACCGCTAGGCCATCTCGATTGATTGCGCAGACCCACATTGTCTTTCCCATTTATCCTCTGTAGTTTACGGAACTTTattctttttatttttcctttttttttcttttttctcagAACTGTTTTGTTCAGCTTTTTCtcaatatttttattttttctaaatgcGTGAACTTTTTGTTCAAATTCgtgattttttgaaaaaaaaatcaatgaACATTTCTTCAAGATCGATGAATGTTTTTTAGAAATCGACGAACATTTTTTCGAAgtcgatgaacattttttcaaaatcgatgaatgttttttcaaatttgatgaaaattttccaatgttgatgaacttttttaaaaaatcAATGAAGTACTTTTCTAATTCATGATTTTTTCCCCAAAgttggtgaacttttttcaaaatcaatgagtTTTTCTTCATTATTGATGAACTTATTTCAGAAtcgatgattttttttttcaaatttgatgaatttTTTAAATTCAATAAAGTGTTTCGAAATtttgatttttcaaaaaaattgatgaacttttcccATTTTTGCGATTTTTTTCAATTGGTACAAAcctttttgatttttttatttcTTTCAATTCGTGTTTTTTGTGAATGCTTTTCAAATTTATGTTTTCTTTTTTCAAATATAATTATGATGAGTATATAATACTAGTATATGTTTAATTTTTGTACTTAATGAATGGTCAAATGAGATATGTTTCCATTAGTAATCAACAAACTGAGCATGTCCTATTGGTTAACGCTTGTGGGCATTTACTTTTGTGTTCGGAATCCCACTTCTCTCGATTAATCTTACACTCTTTTCTTCGCGGTTTGCTTTTTCTTTTCTGCAGGTctcctgggccggcccatgtggTGGGGCGCGTGGGAGCCAGCTATGCTTAAGGCGCCAAACGGGAGCTGTTTCCTATTTGGCGCCCGCTGCGCCCGTTACTGTGTTAATCGCAAACCGGCGCACACCCCCAACTCCGACCTGGGCCATCCcattttagatttttttttgtgtgtgttaaAACTGCAATTTCTGCAAAAACACGGGCGTGGTGACTCGAACCAGGGACCTCTTATACTCAAGTAAGTCGACTAACCACGCGCCCACAACGACCTTGTTTGATAACTTCTcgcttttattttatttctactttcgttcctttcctttttcatttttatttcttcttttcttAAATTCGTGAAccttttcaaaattgatgaactttttttcaaaattagTGAACTTTTTTCAGTTTTctgtgaactttttttcaaaattgatgaactttcttcaattttttgtgaacttttttcagaatttatgaacttttttcaaaatcaatgaacattttttcaaaaataaTGAACCTTTTTAtaattttgtgaacttttttcagatccgatgaacttttttaaatttcgatgaacttttttcagattcgatgaacttttttcaaaatccgatgaactttttcaaatcgatgaactttttttcaaattgatgaactttttttcagattcgatgaactttttttccaaTTTGATGAACCTTTTAAaaattttgatgaacttttttcaaattggaTGAACTTTAATCAGATTCAATGagctttttttcaaatttgatgaacttttgtcaaattcgatgaacttttttaaaattcatgaaaattTTCCTTTTTGCGAATTTTTTCCCATTGGTACAAAcctttttgaaaatatttgattTCTTTCAATTCACGGTTTTTATGAATGCTTTTTCAAATTTATGTTTTCTTTATTCAAATTAGTATAGTGGATATATAATACTTGTATATATGTTTGAAGGTTTGTACTGAATGAGTGGCCAAAAGAGATTTTGTTCCACTAGTAATCAAGTAACTGAGCGTGTCCCAGCAGTAACGCTTGTAGGCATTCACATTGGTTGTCGCAGTTCGAACCTCGATTCTCTCGCTTTTTCCTTTCCTGCACGAATTGCTTTTTTGCAGCTTGCTGGGTCGGCCCATGCGGTGGGGCGTGCGGGCGCCAGCTACCTGTTCGGGCGCTTAAGGCGCCGAACAGGAGCTCTCCAAACGGGAGCTCCCCAAAATCGATGCTACATGAAGGTCGTCGTTCTAACAATGATTCTCATAGCTTAGCAAAGTTTTCCCTAAATTTAGTTCAGGGGCATTGCATGTGGCTTATTCAACCCGATGATCCCTTATGTATCCCACAAACTGTGGTATTTGATGAATAAAGTCATGTTCATCCCTTAAAAATAAAAACCGAGAGAAGACCGAGTCAAAATTGATGCCACATGCCAAATCGATTGCCTGAAATCGTTACTCAGAGTTTCAAGCCCAGGGAGTACATGTTTTTCAACTGATTTTTCATTCAATCTATGCCTTCAGAAAATTAGAAGAGTCGGAATTGTGCTTCTTTAGTTTTTTTATAAGGCATATTCTTTAGCTAATTGGTTGTTTTTTTTTCTTGAATTTGTCCATCATTAGCATATGCGGGAGTAAAACACACAAAATTCCCAAAAGAAAAGGTGAAACGCAAAGCTAGTAGGAGAAATCGATTGATCGTGTAGATGATAGTATATAAAGTGAAATACACCATCTTCCTCCATGATCATTATTATTATTACATCATGATAACCCCTCCATCATCTTCCTCCTTGCAAAATATAAGCGATACCGTAATTATAGATAAGTGTGCGACGACGACAAATTGGGTTGATGGGTGATTAAAGAGTAGCCGGGATAAAGGAGGAGGCGCACGCGATCGAGCTTCATGCTGGTGGAATGTACTCGTAGTTCAGGCGTGGAGGTTGAGCCGCGGCTTGCGGGCGGTGGCGGGGCTTTGGTTGTCGTCCATGACGGTCTCGAAGGCGCCGACGAGCGCCTTCACCTTGTTCACCTGCCGCAGCTCCAGCAGCTTGATCCGCGCCTCCTCGACCGCCTCGTTGCTGCGTGCCGACTCCCGCCGCCGCGGCGTCTCAGCATCGAACGACCGCTTCCCCGTCGACGTCCTCACCCGGCAGCCCTGGAACCTCCTCACCACCTCCGCCTTGATGTCATCCTCGCGCTGCAGCTTCTTGGCCACCGCGATCTTGTCCACTTCGGCGACGGTGTCCTCCGGAGCAGGAGGAGCCTCCTTCTCGGGCTTCTCCTTCTCCATCTCCATCTCAGCGGCGGcgtcctccttctccttctcagCGACGACGTCCTCCATCTCCTTTTCAGCGGCAGCGGcgtcctccttctccttctcagCGACGGCGGCGTCCTCCTTCTTCGGCGAGTTATTGTGCCCCTCGTCCTGTTCCTCTGCCACGGGCGCCAGCTGATGGATCACGGGCGACGGCGGGTTCGCCTCGTGTATGATCTTCTCCGGCACGATCTCCTCCTGCTTGGAGGCGGCTCCGGCGTCGACGACGTCGTCGATGATCTGATCGTCCATGGAAAAGACGCTGCTCTCAGCGTCGGACCCCTTGCTGGCGACCGACCCGGGGCTGTCCACTTCGCcgacgtccgccgccgccgccaggttCTTCTTGCGCCGGGACGACCTGCCGCCGCGGAAGGCGCGGGAGGCCCGCTGCATGAGCTTCCTCGGGGAGAACATCGACGAGTACGACGCCGACTTGGGCTGCTGCTTCTTGGTGCCCCTGGGGGTGGCCGGCGGCGTGTCGGTGGACGTGGCCGCCATGCAGTTGATGGACGGCGCCTTGTGGCGTGTGAACGCCGGCGCGTTGGCCGTGGACGTCGAGGCGCGCGCCGACTGGTactgggaggaggaggaggagacgctGAGTGGCGACGGGGAGGGCGCCATCCTCGCGCTCGCGCTCCGCTGGAGCGCTGGCGCGCCGCCTGCCGCCGGTGAGGCCCTACGCTGCATTGGCATATAGATCCGCAAAGGACAACCGTAAGACGTGGCGGTGTTAGGTCAAATCGAGAACAACC
The sequence above is a segment of the Aegilops tauschii subsp. strangulata cultivar AL8/78 chromosome 6, Aet v6.0, whole genome shotgun sequence genome. Coding sequences within it:
- the LOC109747238 gene encoding uncharacterized protein, with translation MQRRASPAAGGAPALQRSASARMAPSPSPLSVSSSSSQYQSARASTSTANAPAFTRHKAPSINCMAATSTDTPPATPRGTKKQQPKSASYSSMFSPRKLMQRASRAFRGGRSSRRKKNLAAAADVGEVDSPGSVASKGSDAESSVFSMDDQIIDDVVDAGAASKQEEIVPEKIIHEANPPSPVIHQLAPVAEEQDEGHNNSPKKEDAAVAEKEKEDAAAAEKEMEDVVAEKEKEDAAAEMEMEKEKPEKEAPPAPEDTVAEVDKIAVAKKLQREDDIKAEVVRRFQGCRVRTSTGKRSFDAETPRRRESARSNEAVEEARIKLLELRQVNKVKALVGAFETVMDDNQSPATARKPRLNLHA